A genomic region of Streptomyces sp. NBC_00247 contains the following coding sequences:
- a CDS encoding ATP-binding protein — MTNDTTPTMDSTAAARVPDRAAPPGREHRQTTPPEDRYATELAFLAVHDAGPRPPGWLLTPRAVVTFVMGSAGEALSLPKGARSGAGVPLRLVIEQKFVGERALVERCVVTLAGERGLLLVGEPGTAKSMLSELLSAAVCGTSALTVQGTAGTTEDQLRYGWNYALLLAQGPTEQALVPSPVLTAMTRGAVARIEEVTRCLPEVQDALVSLLSERRIAVPELAGGEGSQVHAAPGFTLIATANLRDKGVSEMSAALKRRFNFETVGPIGDVDAETALVRRQSRAAVERVGAAYQVDDAVLEALVTAFRDLREGHSVEGWEVERPSTVMSTAEAVSVAGSLGLAAAYFPGDRDVLSLLPGHLLGVVRKDDPADAARLLGYWDGPVRRRAEQGSATWRALWDLRAVLEN, encoded by the coding sequence ATGACGAACGACACCACACCCACCATGGACAGCACCGCCGCGGCCCGCGTCCCGGATCGGGCGGCGCCGCCCGGCCGGGAGCACCGCCAGACCACGCCGCCCGAGGACCGGTACGCCACCGAGCTGGCCTTCCTGGCCGTCCACGACGCAGGGCCCCGCCCACCCGGCTGGCTGCTCACCCCGCGTGCCGTCGTCACCTTCGTGATGGGCAGCGCGGGCGAGGCACTGAGCCTGCCGAAGGGCGCCCGGTCAGGAGCCGGGGTGCCGCTCCGCCTGGTGATCGAACAGAAGTTCGTCGGCGAGCGCGCCCTGGTCGAACGGTGCGTGGTCACCCTCGCGGGAGAGCGCGGACTTCTCCTCGTGGGAGAACCCGGCACCGCCAAGTCCATGCTCTCCGAGCTGCTGTCTGCGGCCGTCTGCGGAACCAGCGCTCTCACCGTGCAAGGCACCGCCGGCACCACCGAGGACCAGCTCAGGTACGGCTGGAACTACGCGCTGCTGCTCGCCCAGGGGCCCACCGAGCAGGCCCTGGTGCCCTCGCCGGTGCTCACGGCCATGACCCGGGGGGCCGTCGCCCGTATCGAGGAGGTCACCCGCTGCCTGCCGGAGGTCCAGGACGCCCTCGTGTCGCTGCTTTCCGAGCGGCGGATCGCGGTCCCCGAACTGGCGGGCGGCGAAGGCTCCCAGGTGCACGCGGCCCCCGGCTTCACCCTCATCGCCACCGCCAACCTGCGGGACAAGGGCGTCTCGGAGATGTCCGCCGCGCTGAAGCGGCGCTTCAACTTCGAGACCGTGGGTCCCATCGGGGACGTGGACGCCGAGACCGCGCTCGTCCGGCGCCAGTCCCGGGCGGCCGTCGAACGGGTGGGCGCCGCCTACCAGGTGGACGACGCGGTCCTCGAAGCCCTTGTCACCGCCTTCCGGGACCTGCGTGAGGGCCACTCGGTGGAGGGCTGGGAGGTCGAGCGCCCCTCCACGGTGATGAGCACGGCGGAGGCTGTCTCCGTCGCGGGCTCCCTGGGCCTGGCCGCCGCCTACTTCCCCGGTGACCGGGACGTGCTCTCCCTCCTGCCCGGCCATCTGCTCGGGGTCGTCCGAAAGGACGACCCCGCCGACGCGGCACGGCTGCTGGGGTACTGGGACGGGCCGGTGCGCAGGCGTGCGGAGCAGGGTTCGGCCACCTGGCGTGCCCTGTGGGACCTGCGCGCGGTGCTGGAGAACTGA